The proteins below come from a single Tachysurus fulvidraco isolate hzauxx_2018 chromosome 26, HZAU_PFXX_2.0, whole genome shotgun sequence genomic window:
- the LOC113662959 gene encoding uncharacterized protein LOC113662959 isoform X3: MVRWVLQYVADNTNQWMRRNMRLLLDHYTVTQSSLLTNIKEWLDSAWEQEVMAVSSGTSALTSVQTLPNVDLDRSEHAGFSCEPSSRISTNLIPQVHSTVVDVSFCKAKPVTVEAEMHHLPTEDLIQLCDTPDRTLVLGDKIVDSEIQSCDIVFSNVAVPISQTILPCTPNSDSVKEADSGSGKEAVMKDIIKDS; encoded by the exons ATGGTCCGGTGGG TCTTACAGTATGTTGCCGATAACACCAACCAATGGATGCGACGGAACATGCGGCTCCTTCTTGACCACTATACGGTGACCCAATCTAGTTTGCTGACTAACATAAAAGAGTGGCTTGATTCGGCTTGGGAACAA GAAGTGATGGCGGTTTCTTCTGGCACCTCTGCTTTGACTTCTGTACAGACCCTTCCCAATGTAGATTTGGATCGATCAGAACATGCAGGTTTTTCTTGTGAGCCCTCGTCTCGGATCTCCACAAACTTGATCCCACAGGTCCATTCGACGGTGGTTGATGTCAGTTTCTGCAAGGCCAAACCGGTCACGGTTGAGGCAGAGATGCATCATTTGCCCACAGAGGATTTGATCCAATTGTGTGATACCCCAGATAGAACTCTAGTACTTGGAGATAAGATTGTTGATAGTGAGATACAATCATGTGATATTGTCTTCAGTAATGTAGCTGTCCCTATATCACAAACTATTCTGCCTTGTACCCCTAATTCTGACTCGGTGAAGGAGGCCGATTCGGGATCAGGTAAAGAGGCTGTGATGAAGGACATAATAAAGGACTCTTGA
- the LOC113662959 gene encoding uncharacterized protein LOC113662959 isoform X2 produces MSKQVNRLTKFIKPACPNNVVLQYVADNTNQWMRRNMRLLLDHYTVTQSSLLTNIKEWLDSAWEQVLMAVSSGTSALTSVQTLPNVDLDRSEHAGFSCEPSSRISTNLIPQVHSTVVDVSFCKAKPVTVEAEMHHLPTEDLIQLCDTPDRTLVLGDKIVDSEIQSCDIVFSNVAVPISQTILPCTPNSDSVKEADSGSGKEAVMKDIIKDS; encoded by the exons ATGTCTAAGCAAGTGAATAGGTTGACCAAATTTATTAAACCAGCATGTCCCAATAATGTAGTCTTACAGTATGTTGCCGATAACACCAACCAATGGATGCGACGGAACATGCGGCTCCTTCTTGACCACTATACGGTGACCCAATCTAGTTTGCTGACTAACATAAAAGAGTGGCTTGATTCGGCTTGGGAACAAGTAT TGATGGCGGTTTCTTCTGGCACCTCTGCTTTGACTTCTGTACAGACCCTTCCCAATGTAGATTTGGATCGATCAGAACATGCAGGTTTTTCTTGTGAGCCCTCGTCTCGGATCTCCACAAACTTGATCCCACAGGTCCATTCGACGGTGGTTGATGTCAGTTTCTGCAAGGCCAAACCGGTCACGGTTGAGGCAGAGATGCATCATTTGCCCACAGAGGATTTGATCCAATTGTGTGATACCCCAGATAGAACTCTAGTACTTGGAGATAAGATTGTTGATAGTGAGATACAATCATGTGATATTGTCTTCAGTAATGTAGCTGTCCCTATATCACAAACTATTCTGCCTTGTACCCCTAATTCTGACTCGGTGAAGGAGGCCGATTCGGGATCAGGTAAAGAGGCTGTGATGAAGGACATAATAAAGGACTCTTGA
- the LOC113642064 gene encoding uncharacterized protein LOC113642064 isoform X1 has product MPFNRTLKLLDYFDYESDIERLPFLNKSNWTPKIETISSPISKLVQNNYRTVTLLNSPLLDRDNLDRHQRLALTQLKNNKDIVIKPADKGSAVVILDRQQYLLEARRQLDNPDHYIRLPHSIQNQTQSLLIVFQKLQTKGYINHKQKMYLIGPNPPRPRCFYLLPKVHKDPKAWTIPFEVPQGRPIVSDCGSESYNSAQYVDHFLNPLSQIHDSYLKDAYDFIEKIRDKSFPGHAFLFTADIESLYTNIDTRLGLEAVRECFNRHPDPCRPDDLILQLLEINLTRNDFEFDKQCYLQIQGTAMGKMFAPSYANIYMAYWERTLQSKFTERPALYFRYLDDLFGVWSHGPESFDRKNQNLKDLLVRSSLPSDPVAAPPTWTKYFRQPKVLWTDPRGHVALPRITLLTRNVVYLITCTHCAHRYVGETGNTLQTQLKQHLRNINLQNLNTPLVKHFASIDLSYFIISGLEANFLWSFGERKRREMVWIRDLNTSLPCGFNIGDRVWAEVGDPVW; this is encoded by the exons ATGCCTTTTAATAGAACGTTGAAATTGTTAGACTATTTTGATTATGAATCGGATATAGAACGTTTACCCTTTCTTAATAAATCAAATTGGACCCCCAAGATTGAGACAATTTCTTCACCCATTTCAAAACTAGTTCAGAATAATTACAGGACAGTTACCTTATTAAATTCTCCATTGTTGGATAGGGACAATTTGGATCGACATCAGAGATTAGCTTTGACACAATTGAAGAACAACAAAGATATTGTTATAAAACCTGCTGACAAAGGCTCGGCTGTAGTCATATTGGACAGACAACAATATTTGTTGGAAGCTCGTCGACAACTTGACAATCCAGATCATTATATTCGATTACCACACTCGATACAGAATCAAACGCAGTCTTTATTGATTGTCTTCCAAAAATTACAGACTAAAGGTTACATtaatcataaacaaaaaatgtaccTCATAGGACCGAATCCACCACGGCCACGATGCTTCTATCTGCTTCCCAAGGTACACAAAGATCCTAAGGCATGGACGATCCCTTTCGAGGTTCCCCAGGGCCGCCCTATCGTGTCCGATTGTGGCAGCGAGTCGTACAATTCAGCACAATATGTCGACCATTTTTTGAATCCACTTTCTCAAATTCACGACAGTTATTTAAAAGACGCGTATGATTTCATAGAGAAGATTCGGGACAAATCCTTTCCTGGTCATGCTTTTCTCTTTACAGCTGACATCGAATCACTTTACACCAACATTGACACTCGATTGGGCCTTGAGGCAGTCAGAGAGTGCTTCAATAGACATCCAGACCCTTGTCGGCCGGATGATCTTATATTGCAGCTGTTGGAGATCAACCTGACCAGGAATGATTTCGAATTTGATAAACAGTGTTATCTACAGATCCAGGGTACGGCGATGGGTAAGATGTTCGCTCCTTCTTATGCCAATATCTATATGGCTTATTGGGAGCGGACATTGCAATCCAAATTTACGGAAAGGCCTGCTCTCTATTTCAGGTATTTGGATGACCTCTTTGGTGTCTGGTCCCACGGCCCTGAGTCATTCGATCG GAAAAACCAGAACTTGAAGGATTTGTTGGTCAGATCTTCGCTTCCTTCGGATCCTGTGGCAGCACCTCCGACTTGGACAAAGTATTTCCGCCAGCCTAAAGTCCTGTGGACCGATCCTAGGGGACATGTTGCTTTACCTCGCATAACCTTATTGACTCGGAATGTTGTATATTTGATAACCTGTACTCATTGTGCTCACCGATATGTGGGGGAAACGGGCAatacactacagacacaacTGAAACAACATCTTCGTAACATTAACCTTCAGAATCTCAACACACCATTAGTAAAACATTTTGCTTCTATAGATTTGtcttatttcattatttctggATTGGAGGCGAATTTTCTATGGTCTTTTGGGGAAAGGAAACGGAGGGAGATGGTTTGGATAAGGGATTTGAACACCTCTCTTCCGTGTGGGTTCAATATTGGGGATCGGGTATGGGCTGAAGTGGGAGATCCTGTTTGGTAA
- the LOC113662959 gene encoding uncharacterized protein LOC113662959 isoform X4, translating to MRRNMRLLLDHYTVTQSSLLTNIKEWLDSAWEQEVMAVSSGTSALTSVQTLPNVDLDRSEHAGFSCEPSSRISTNLIPQVHSTVVDVSFCKAKPVTVEAEMHHLPTEDLIQLCDTPDRTLVLGDKIVDSEIQSCDIVFSNVAVPISQTILPCTPNSDSVKEADSGSGKEAVMKDIIKDS from the exons ATGCGACGGAACATGCGGCTCCTTCTTGACCACTATACGGTGACCCAATCTAGTTTGCTGACTAACATAAAAGAGTGGCTTGATTCGGCTTGGGAACAA GAAGTGATGGCGGTTTCTTCTGGCACCTCTGCTTTGACTTCTGTACAGACCCTTCCCAATGTAGATTTGGATCGATCAGAACATGCAGGTTTTTCTTGTGAGCCCTCGTCTCGGATCTCCACAAACTTGATCCCACAGGTCCATTCGACGGTGGTTGATGTCAGTTTCTGCAAGGCCAAACCGGTCACGGTTGAGGCAGAGATGCATCATTTGCCCACAGAGGATTTGATCCAATTGTGTGATACCCCAGATAGAACTCTAGTACTTGGAGATAAGATTGTTGATAGTGAGATACAATCATGTGATATTGTCTTCAGTAATGTAGCTGTCCCTATATCACAAACTATTCTGCCTTGTACCCCTAATTCTGACTCGGTGAAGGAGGCCGATTCGGGATCAGGTAAAGAGGCTGTGATGAAGGACATAATAAAGGACTCTTGA
- the LOC113662959 gene encoding uncharacterized protein LOC113662959 isoform X1 → MSKQVNRLTKFIKPACPNNVVLQYVADNTNQWMRRNMRLLLDHYTVTQSSLLTNIKEWLDSAWEQEVMAVSSGTSALTSVQTLPNVDLDRSEHAGFSCEPSSRISTNLIPQVHSTVVDVSFCKAKPVTVEAEMHHLPTEDLIQLCDTPDRTLVLGDKIVDSEIQSCDIVFSNVAVPISQTILPCTPNSDSVKEADSGSGKEAVMKDIIKDS, encoded by the exons ATGTCTAAGCAAGTGAATAGGTTGACCAAATTTATTAAACCAGCATGTCCCAATAATGTAGTCTTACAGTATGTTGCCGATAACACCAACCAATGGATGCGACGGAACATGCGGCTCCTTCTTGACCACTATACGGTGACCCAATCTAGTTTGCTGACTAACATAAAAGAGTGGCTTGATTCGGCTTGGGAACAA GAAGTGATGGCGGTTTCTTCTGGCACCTCTGCTTTGACTTCTGTACAGACCCTTCCCAATGTAGATTTGGATCGATCAGAACATGCAGGTTTTTCTTGTGAGCCCTCGTCTCGGATCTCCACAAACTTGATCCCACAGGTCCATTCGACGGTGGTTGATGTCAGTTTCTGCAAGGCCAAACCGGTCACGGTTGAGGCAGAGATGCATCATTTGCCCACAGAGGATTTGATCCAATTGTGTGATACCCCAGATAGAACTCTAGTACTTGGAGATAAGATTGTTGATAGTGAGATACAATCATGTGATATTGTCTTCAGTAATGTAGCTGTCCCTATATCACAAACTATTCTGCCTTGTACCCCTAATTCTGACTCGGTGAAGGAGGCCGATTCGGGATCAGGTAAAGAGGCTGTGATGAAGGACATAATAAAGGACTCTTGA
- the LOC113640598 gene encoding uncharacterized protein LOC113640598 isoform X1, with amino-acid sequence MVRWVLQYVADNTNQWMRRNMRLLLDHYTVTQSSLLTNIKEWLDSAWEQVCKWARNRYKHRLKIDTLTVTKNLIVNQCSFDQEVMAVSSGTSALTSVQTLPNVDLDRSEHAGFSCEPSSRISTNLIPQVHSTVVDVSFCKAKPVTVEAEMHHLPTEDLIQLCDTPDRTLVLGDKIVDSEIQSCDIVFSNVAVPISQTILPCTPNSDSVKEADSGSGKEAVMKDIIKDS; translated from the exons ATGGTCCGGTGGG TCTTACAGTATGTTGCCGATAACACCAACCAATGGATGCGACGGAACATGCGGCTCCTTCTTGACCACTATACGGTGACCCAATCTAGTTTGCTGACTAACATAAAAGAGTGGCTTGATTCGGCTTGGGAACAAGTATGTAAGTGGGCCCGAAACCGATATAAACATAGATTAAAAATCGATACGTTGACTGTGACTAAGAATTTGATTGTAAATCAATGTTCTTTTGATCAGGAAGTGATGGCGGTTTCTTCTGGCACCTCTGCTTTGACTTCTGTACAGACCCTTCCCAATGTAGATTTGGATCGATCAGAACATGCAGGTTTTTCTTGTGAGCCCTCGTCTCGGATCTCCACAAACTTGATCCCACAGGTCCATTCGACGGTGGTTGATGTCAGTTTCTGCAAGGCCAAACCGGTCACGGTTGAGGCAGAGATGCATCATTTGCCCACAGAGGATTTGATCCAATTGTGTGATACTCCAGATAGAACTCTAGTACTTGGAGATAAGATTGTTGATAGTGAGATACAATCATGTGATATTGTCTTCAGTAATGTAGCTGTCCCTATATCACAAACTATTCTGCCTTGTACCCCTAATTCTGACTCGGTGAAGGAGGCCGATTCGGGATCAGGTAAAGAGGCTGTGATGAAGGACATAATAAAGGACTCTTGA
- the LOC113640598 gene encoding uncharacterized protein LOC113640598 isoform X3 translates to MSKQVNRLTKFIKPACPNNVVLQYVADNTNQWMRRNMRLLLDHYTVTQSSLLTNIKEWLDSAWEQVLMAVSSGTSALTSVQTLPNVDLDRSEHAGFSCEPSSRISTNLIPQVHSTVVDVSFCKAKPVTVEAEMHHLPTEDLIQLCDTPDRTLVLGDKIVDSEIQSCDIVFSNVAVPISQTILPCTPNSDSVKEADSGSGKEAVMKDIIKDS, encoded by the exons ATGTCTAAGCAAGTGAATAGGTTGACCAAATTTATTAAACCAGCATGTCCCAATAATGTAGTCTTACAGTATGTTGCCGATAACACCAACCAATGGATGCGACGGAACATGCGGCTCCTTCTTGACCACTATACGGTGACCCAATCTAGTTTGCTGACTAACATAAAAGAGTGGCTTGATTCGGCTTGGGAACAAGTAT TGATGGCGGTTTCTTCTGGCACCTCTGCTTTGACTTCTGTACAGACCCTTCCCAATGTAGATTTGGATCGATCAGAACATGCAGGTTTTTCTTGTGAGCCCTCGTCTCGGATCTCCACAAACTTGATCCCACAGGTCCATTCGACGGTGGTTGATGTCAGTTTCTGCAAGGCCAAACCGGTCACGGTTGAGGCAGAGATGCATCATTTGCCCACAGAGGATTTGATCCAATTGTGTGATACTCCAGATAGAACTCTAGTACTTGGAGATAAGATTGTTGATAGTGAGATACAATCATGTGATATTGTCTTCAGTAATGTAGCTGTCCCTATATCACAAACTATTCTGCCTTGTACCCCTAATTCTGACTCGGTGAAGGAGGCCGATTCGGGATCAGGTAAAGAGGCTGTGATGAAGGACATAATAAAGGACTCTTGA
- the LOC113640598 gene encoding uncharacterized protein LOC113640598 isoform X4 gives MRRNMRLLLDHYTVTQSSLLTNIKEWLDSAWEQEVMAVSSGTSALTSVQTLPNVDLDRSEHAGFSCEPSSRISTNLIPQVHSTVVDVSFCKAKPVTVEAEMHHLPTEDLIQLCDTPDRTLVLGDKIVDSEIQSCDIVFSNVAVPISQTILPCTPNSDSVKEADSGSGKEAVMKDIIKDS, from the exons ATGCGACGGAACATGCGGCTCCTTCTTGACCACTATACGGTGACCCAATCTAGTTTGCTGACTAACATAAAAGAGTGGCTTGATTCGGCTTGGGAACAA GAAGTGATGGCGGTTTCTTCTGGCACCTCTGCTTTGACTTCTGTACAGACCCTTCCCAATGTAGATTTGGATCGATCAGAACATGCAGGTTTTTCTTGTGAGCCCTCGTCTCGGATCTCCACAAACTTGATCCCACAGGTCCATTCGACGGTGGTTGATGTCAGTTTCTGCAAGGCCAAACCGGTCACGGTTGAGGCAGAGATGCATCATTTGCCCACAGAGGATTTGATCCAATTGTGTGATACTCCAGATAGAACTCTAGTACTTGGAGATAAGATTGTTGATAGTGAGATACAATCATGTGATATTGTCTTCAGTAATGTAGCTGTCCCTATATCACAAACTATTCTGCCTTGTACCCCTAATTCTGACTCGGTGAAGGAGGCCGATTCGGGATCAGGTAAAGAGGCTGTGATGAAGGACATAATAAAGGACTCTTGA
- the LOC113640598 gene encoding uncharacterized protein LOC113640598 isoform X2, with the protein MSKQVNRLTKFIKPACPNNVVLQYVADNTNQWMRRNMRLLLDHYTVTQSSLLTNIKEWLDSAWEQEVMAVSSGTSALTSVQTLPNVDLDRSEHAGFSCEPSSRISTNLIPQVHSTVVDVSFCKAKPVTVEAEMHHLPTEDLIQLCDTPDRTLVLGDKIVDSEIQSCDIVFSNVAVPISQTILPCTPNSDSVKEADSGSGKEAVMKDIIKDS; encoded by the exons ATGTCTAAGCAAGTGAATAGGTTGACCAAATTTATTAAACCAGCATGTCCCAATAATGTAGTCTTACAGTATGTTGCCGATAACACCAACCAATGGATGCGACGGAACATGCGGCTCCTTCTTGACCACTATACGGTGACCCAATCTAGTTTGCTGACTAACATAAAAGAGTGGCTTGATTCGGCTTGGGAACAA GAAGTGATGGCGGTTTCTTCTGGCACCTCTGCTTTGACTTCTGTACAGACCCTTCCCAATGTAGATTTGGATCGATCAGAACATGCAGGTTTTTCTTGTGAGCCCTCGTCTCGGATCTCCACAAACTTGATCCCACAGGTCCATTCGACGGTGGTTGATGTCAGTTTCTGCAAGGCCAAACCGGTCACGGTTGAGGCAGAGATGCATCATTTGCCCACAGAGGATTTGATCCAATTGTGTGATACTCCAGATAGAACTCTAGTACTTGGAGATAAGATTGTTGATAGTGAGATACAATCATGTGATATTGTCTTCAGTAATGTAGCTGTCCCTATATCACAAACTATTCTGCCTTGTACCCCTAATTCTGACTCGGTGAAGGAGGCCGATTCGGGATCAGGTAAAGAGGCTGTGATGAAGGACATAATAAAGGACTCTTGA
- the LOC113642064 gene encoding uncharacterized protein LOC113642064 isoform X3 — protein MPFNRTLKLLDYFDYESDIERLPFLNKSNWTPKIETISSPISKLVQNNYRTVTLLNSPLLDRDNLDRHQRLALTQLKNNKDIVIKPADKGSAVVILDRQQYLLEARRQLDNPDHYIRLPHSIQNQTQSLLIVFQKLQTKGYINHKQKMYLIGPNPPRPRCFYLLPKVHKDPKAWTIPFEVPQGRPIVSDCGSESYNSAQYVDHFLNPLSQIHDSYLKDAYDFIEKIRDKSFPGHAFLFTADIESLYTNIDTRLGLEAVRECFNRHPDPCRPDDLILQLLEINLTRNDFEFDKQCYLQIQGTAMGIWMTSLVSGPTALSHSIGKTRT, from the exons ATGCCTTTTAATAGAACGTTGAAATTGTTAGACTATTTTGATTATGAATCGGATATAGAACGTTTACCCTTTCTTAATAAATCAAATTGGACCCCCAAGATTGAGACAATTTCTTCACCCATTTCAAAACTAGTTCAGAATAATTACAGGACAGTTACCTTATTAAATTCTCCATTGTTGGATAGGGACAATTTGGATCGACATCAGAGATTAGCTTTGACACAATTGAAGAACAACAAAGATATTGTTATAAAACCTGCTGACAAAGGCTCGGCTGTAGTCATATTGGACAGACAACAATATTTGTTGGAAGCTCGTCGACAACTTGACAATCCAGATCATTATATTCGATTACCACACTCGATACAGAATCAAACGCAGTCTTTATTGATTGTCTTCCAAAAATTACAGACTAAAGGTTACATtaatcataaacaaaaaatgtaccTCATAGGACCGAATCCACCACGGCCACGATGCTTCTATCTGCTTCCCAAGGTACACAAAGATCCTAAGGCATGGACGATCCCTTTCGAGGTTCCCCAGGGCCGCCCTATCGTGTCCGATTGTGGCAGCGAGTCGTACAATTCAGCACAATATGTCGACCATTTTTTGAATCCACTTTCTCAAATTCACGACAGTTATTTAAAAGACGCGTATGATTTCATAGAGAAGATTCGGGACAAATCCTTTCCTGGTCATGCTTTTCTCTTTACAGCTGACATCGAATCACTTTACACCAACATTGACACTCGATTGGGCCTTGAGGCAGTCAGAGAGTGCTTCAATAGACATCCAGACCCTTGTCGGCCGGATGATCTTATATTGCAGCTGTTGGAGATCAACCTGACCAGGAATGATTTCGAATTTGATAAACAGTGTTATCTACAGATCCAGGGTACGGCGATGG GTATTTGGATGACCTCTTTGGTGTCTGGTCCCACGGCCCTGAGTCATTCGATCG GAAAAACCAGAACTTGA
- the LOC113642064 gene encoding uncharacterized protein LOC113642064 isoform X2, translated as MPFNRTLKLLDYFDYESDIERLPFLNKSNWTPKIETISSPISKLVQNNYRTVTLLNSPLLDRDNLDRHQRLALTQLKNNKDIVIKPADKGSAVVILDRQQYLLEARRQLDNPDHYIRLPHSIQNQTQSLLIVFQKLQTKGYINHKQKMYLIGPNPPRPRCFYLLPKVHKDPKAWTIPFEVPQGRPIVSDCGSESYNSAQYVDHFLNPLSQIHDSYLKDAYDFIEKIRDKSFPGHAFLFTADIESLYTNIDTRLGLEAVRECFNRHPDPCRPDDLILQLLEINLTRNDFEFDKQCYLQIQGTAMGKMFAPSYANIYMAYWQRTLQIQRLFLGHSQNYGLFP; from the exons ATGCCTTTTAATAGAACGTTGAAATTGTTAGACTATTTTGATTATGAATCGGATATAGAACGTTTACCCTTTCTTAATAAATCAAATTGGACCCCCAAGATTGAGACAATTTCTTCACCCATTTCAAAACTAGTTCAGAATAATTACAGGACAGTTACCTTATTAAATTCTCCATTGTTGGATAGGGACAATTTGGATCGACATCAGAGATTAGCTTTGACACAATTGAAGAACAACAAAGATATTGTTATAAAACCTGCTGACAAAGGCTCGGCTGTAGTCATATTGGACAGACAACAATATTTGTTGGAAGCTCGTCGACAACTTGACAATCCAGATCATTATATTCGATTACCACACTCGATACAGAATCAAACGCAGTCTTTATTGATTGTCTTCCAAAAATTACAGACTAAAGGTTACATtaatcataaacaaaaaatgtaccTCATAGGACCGAATCCACCACGGCCACGATGCTTCTATCTGCTTCCCAAG GTACACAAAGATCCTAAGGCATGGACGATCCCTTTCGAGGTTCCCCAGGGCCGCCCTATCGTGTCCGATTGTGGCAGCGAGTCGTACAATTCAGCACAATATGTCGACCATTTTTTGAATCCACTTTCTCAAATTCACGACAGTTATTTAAAAGACGCGTATGATTTCATAGAGAAGATTCGGGACAAATCCTTTCCTGGTCATGCTTTTCTCTTTACAGCTGACATCGAATCACTTTACACCAACATTGACACTCGATTGGGCCTTGAGGCAGTCAGAGAGTGCTTCAATAGACATCCAGACCCTTGTCGGCCGGATGATCTTATATTGCAGCTGTTGGAGATCAACCTGACCAGGAATGATTTCGAATTTGATAAACAGTGTTATCTACAGATCCAGGGTACGGCGATGGGTAAGATGTTCGCTCCTTCTTATGCCAATATCTATATGGCTTATTGGCAGCGGACATTGCAAATCCAAAGgttgtttctgggtcactcccagaactacggtcttttcccctaa